Proteins found in one Patagioenas fasciata isolate bPatFas1 chromosome 13, bPatFas1.hap1, whole genome shotgun sequence genomic segment:
- the NUDT21 gene encoding cleavage and polyadenylation specificity factor subunit 5: MSVVPPNRSQTGWPRGVNQFGNKYMQQTKPLTLERTINLYPLTNYTFGTKEPLYEKDSSVAARFQRMREEFDKIGMRRTVEGVLIVHEHRLPHVLLLQLGTTFFKLPGGELNPGEDEVEGLKRLMTEILGRQDGVQQDWVIDDCIGNWWRPNFEPPQYPYIPAHITKPKEHKKLFLVQLQEKALFAVPKNYKLVAAPLFELYDNAPGYGPIISSLPQLLSRFNFIYN, translated from the exons atgtCCGTGGTGCCGCCGAACCGTTCGCAGACCGGCTGGCCCCGCGGGGTGAACCAGTTCGGGAACAAGTACATGCAGCAGACGAAGCCGCTCACGCTGGAGAGAACCATCAACTT GTATCCTCTGACAAATTACACATTTGGTACAAAGGAGCCCCTGTACGAGAAGGACAGTTCTGTGGCAGCTCGGTTTCAGCGCATGAGGGAAGAGTTTGACAAGATCGGCATGAGGCGGACAGTGGAAGGAGTTCTCATCGTACACGAGCACAGGCTGCCCCACGTGCTGTTGCTGCAGCTCGGTACAACTTTTTTCAAGCT ACCTGGTGGTGAACTCAATCCAGGAGAAGATGAGGTAGAAGGGCTCAAACGCTTAATGACAGAG ATACTGGGTCGTCAGGATGGTGTTCAGCAAGACTGGGTGATTGATGACTGCATTGGTAACTGGTGGAGACCAAACTTTGAACCTCCACAG tatCCCTATATCCCAGCTCATATTACGAAACCAAAAGAGCATAAAAAGCTTTTCTTGGTCCAGCTTCAAGAAAAAG CTTTGTTTGCGGTCCCCAAGAATTACAAGCTCGTCGCTGCACCGTTGTTTGAGCTCTATGACAATGCACCAGGATATGGACCCATAATTTCCAGCCTTCCTCAACTTTTGAGCAG GTTCAACTTTATTTACAACTGA
- the OGFOD1 gene encoding prolyl 3-hydroxylase OGFOD1 yields MGAKRRGAAAAPLGKKREKREARAELCGALRDAALRERAAAAWARGEPLRHEAAAVEPAPFLHGIIPRFLAGPAFAEGLSDELLGLGFRGRRNDLLSLRQSQDLAGRPEPHVAALRHALCDEFRAWLSAVTQIELEPTIDISCAKYEYTDVLLCHDDELEGRRIAFILYLVPPWEKSDGGTLDLYSTDEHFQPQQIVKSLVPSWNTLVFFEVSPVSFHQVSEVLSKEKCRLSVSGWFHGPSIVRPTRHVEAPLPRSPHIPYDHEILYEWINLVYLDMDSQAQIQEEFEERSEILLKDFLKKEKYQLLCEALESKDIQWSSRGPANKRLYETAEEDSLPDVLKKFLQFLRSEALFLLLSNFTGLKLHFLAPSDEDEDADEGRAADTARHSSPKQAETEQHADSNPHQPDNIPGAQDSETQNSSGTPLCAGELRRWTHGHYTLVHDTQATEFALDLLFYCGCEGWDPEYGGFTSYIAKGEDEELLTVNPEENCLALVYRDKETMKFVKYINHRSLAHLKKHPNRTGFWDFSFVYYE; encoded by the exons ATGGGCGCCAAGcggcgcggggccgcggcggcgccGCTGGGGAAGAAGCGGGAGAAGCGAGAGGCGCGCGCCGAGCTGTGCGGCGCCCTCAGGGACGCGGCGCTGCGGGAGCGAGCGGCGGCGGCCTGGGCCCGCGGGGAGCCGCTGCGCCACG AGGCGGCTGCGGTGGAACCGGCCCCATTCCTGCATGGCATCATCCCACGCTTCCTGGCGGGCCCGGCCTTCGCGGAGGGGCTGAGCGACGAGCTGCTGGGCCTCGGGTTCCGCGGACGGCGCAACGACCTCCTGTCGCTGCGGCAG TCCCAGGACCTGGCGGGAAGGCCGGAGCCCCACGTCGCCGCCCTGAG GCATGCTCTGTGTGACGAATTCCGAGCGTGGCTTTCTGCCGTGACCCAGATTGAGCTGGAGCCAACTATTGACATTTCCTGTGCTAAATATGAATATACTG ATGTCTTGCTGTGCCATGATGATGAGCTGGAAGGTCGGAGAATCGCTTTCATCCTGTACCTTGTCCCACCCTGGGAGAAAAGCGACGGGGGAACGCTGGACCTGTATAGCACAGACG aaCACTTTCAACCACAGCAAATTGTCAAGTCATTAGTGCCTTCGTGGAACACGCTGGTTTTCTTTGAAGTGTCTCCAGTCTCTTTCCACCAG GTGTCAGAAGTTCTGTCCAAGGAGAAGTGTCGCCTGTCAGTGAGCGGCTGGTTTCATGGCCCATCAATAGTCAGACCCACGCGCCACGTTGAAGCTCCCTTGCCTAGGAGCCCACACATCCCCTACGAT CATGAAATCTTGTATGAGTGGATCAATCTAGTATATTTGGACATGGACTCCCAAGCTCAAATCCAGGAGGAATTTGAGGAGCGATCAGAAATTCTCCTGAAGGATTTTCTTAAG AAAGAGAAATACCAACTACTCTGTGAAGCTTTGGAGAGCAAAGACATCCAGTGGAGCAGCCGGGGCCCTGCCAATAAAAG ACTCTATGAGACAGCGGAGGAAGACAGCCTCCCCGATGTCCTGAAGAAATTCCTGCAGTTCTTACGCTCTGAGGCCTTGTTTTTACTGCTTTCCAACTTCACTGGCCTAAAACTGCACTTCCTGGCTCCCtctgatgaggatgaagatgctgACGAAGGAAGAGCAGCAGACACCGCCAGGCACAGCAGTCCTAAACAGGCAGAGACTGAACAACACGCTGACAGCAATCCCCATCAGCCAGACAACATCCCTGGAGCACAAGACAGCGAGACGCAGAACA GCTCGGGTACCCCACTGTGTGCAGGGGAGCTGAGGCGCTGGACCCACGGGCACTACACTTTAGTCCATGACACTCAAGCAACAGAATTTGCTCTCGACCTGCTCTTCTACTGTGGCTGTGAGG GCTGGGATCCAGAATACGGTGGTTTTACTTCCTACATCGCTAAAGGTGAAGATGAAGAG CTGCTGACAGTGAATCCAGAAGAGAACTGCTTGGCCTTAGTTTATAGAGACAAAGAAACCATGAAGTTTGTGAAATACATCAATCATCGTAGCTTGGCACACCTGAAAAAGCATCCAAACAGAACAGGGTTTTGGGATTTTTCCTTTGTCTACTACGAGTGA